Proteins encoded by one window of Desulfovibrio ferrophilus:
- a CDS encoding cytochrome c3 family protein, which yields MRRRRGVVAWVLAWLAVLMLLALASTLGARVSGPCSDCHTMHNSQDAAPMAYGFTGSSYEAKSDPNANLLITDCLGCHSALDGSTWKDSTTGAPIVFNTSEPNYGASSDGGTTRQGLAAGNFYWAGQDDANGHNIMAADGSLSTAPGNSVGCGGDSCHNNLDRPYGGAGFLNGRSACTGCHMVSGSVSPSVTGWHHKDDAGPIVNTAEQGWYRFLAGHETGDGHGVAGLEDDDWEHTTSSSDHNEYLGSTGDKTDSQAMAREGNTMSGFCAGCHGNFHEQNTSPAGSSPWIRHPSDAVIPAGGEYTAFIAYDPLVPVARASLGGTASPAVTPGSDMVMCLSCHRAHASPYYKMMRWDYRSGDLSTSLSGCGVCHTKKN from the coding sequence ATGCGCAGGCGACGGGGTGTTGTTGCATGGGTATTGGCCTGGCTGGCAGTGCTGATGCTGCTGGCTTTGGCTTCGACTCTCGGGGCTCGGGTGTCCGGCCCGTGTTCCGATTGTCACACCATGCACAACAGTCAGGACGCAGCTCCCATGGCCTATGGATTTACCGGGAGCAGCTATGAAGCAAAGTCCGATCCCAACGCCAATCTGCTGATTACGGACTGCCTGGGCTGTCATTCGGCTCTGGACGGCAGTACGTGGAAAGATTCGACCACGGGGGCACCCATTGTATTCAACACTTCCGAGCCGAATTACGGGGCTTCTTCGGACGGCGGAACCACACGTCAGGGCTTGGCCGCAGGGAATTTCTATTGGGCGGGACAGGACGATGCCAACGGTCACAATATCATGGCTGCCGATGGCTCGTTGAGCACTGCTCCGGGCAATTCGGTGGGCTGTGGCGGTGACTCCTGCCACAACAATCTTGATCGCCCGTATGGGGGCGCGGGGTTCCTCAATGGTCGGTCTGCGTGTACGGGCTGCCATATGGTGTCCGGAAGCGTATCTCCTTCCGTAACTGGCTGGCATCACAAAGATGATGCCGGGCCGATTGTGAATACTGCCGAACAGGGCTGGTACCGTTTTCTTGCGGGGCATGAGACCGGTGACGGGCACGGGGTGGCAGGGCTTGAGGATGACGACTGGGAGCATACGACGTCCTCTTCGGATCACAACGAGTATCTTGGCAGTACAGGGGACAAGACCGATAGCCAGGCCATGGCCCGCGAAGGAAACACCATGAGCGGTTTCTGTGCCGGATGCCATGGCAATTTCCATGAACAGAATACGTCTCCCGCAGGGAGTTCGCCTTGGATACGCCATCCTTCGGACGCGGTTATTCCGGCGGGAGGCGAATATACAGCTTTTATCGCTTACGATCCTCTGGTGCCCGTGGCTCGTGCAAGCCTTGGCGGTACAGCCAGTCCGGCCGTGACGCCCGGTTCAGATATGGTGATGTGCCTTTCCTGCCATCGGGCCCACGCCAGCCCTTATTACAAGATGATGCGTTGGGATTATCGCAGCGGCGACCTGAGTACTTCGTTGTCGGGCTGTGGCGTGTGCCACACCAAGAAGAATTAA
- a CDS encoding peptidylprolyl isomerase, whose translation MQGVTIRAAATVLVLAWVMCVPSLARSAIVAVEVNGQAIAVVDIEQRVRDIHRAKPRTRSSGSEMALSVDDIVDSLVNERLLVQEALDMHLDEGPAFRLKMKAFVRDQSILQLYREEVEGRVQVEEADIAERYTASLGTETAPQDKIPDRMRDRIGKILRKERQKVLADEFVTRLRAQSEVVVNHELLQAVKLPLSRIVPEGSVVVVNGEPVPMAEFMGDLGREYAKAEYMLQRSEDEASRLEWLEGAKERVLDALVTNVLVGHEALKRDYAGQVEFEQAVAVRRHALLLDAFRTQVLLPLAEATDEDLKQFYDDHAELYTRGCQVRLGELRFKEMDLALAAQEELRGGAVFAYLARRLGGRSTPGEGWVSENRLPSVFREALVTLPEGGVSDVLTLGRDLVVLKLRGRRGCTVMPYEEVLPDLRRRVLERKYAMVRERYVQALRNQARIVMHSEVLESLEDAFWKSPPDTTDQLERGEQ comes from the coding sequence TGGTCCTGGCCTGGGTGATGTGCGTTCCGAGTCTGGCCCGGTCTGCCATTGTGGCCGTGGAGGTGAATGGGCAAGCCATTGCCGTGGTTGATATTGAGCAACGGGTGCGTGACATCCATCGCGCGAAACCCAGGACCCGTTCCTCGGGCAGCGAGATGGCACTGAGCGTGGATGATATTGTGGATTCCCTGGTCAATGAGCGGTTGCTGGTGCAAGAAGCCTTGGACATGCACCTGGATGAGGGACCGGCGTTTCGCCTCAAGATGAAGGCCTTTGTGCGCGATCAATCCATACTGCAATTGTACAGGGAAGAAGTGGAAGGGCGAGTCCAGGTGGAAGAGGCTGACATCGCTGAACGCTATACTGCCTCTCTGGGAACTGAGACCGCGCCTCAGGACAAAATCCCTGATCGTATGCGGGACCGTATTGGCAAGATTCTGCGCAAGGAACGCCAAAAGGTTTTGGCCGATGAGTTTGTGACGCGGCTTCGGGCTCAATCCGAGGTTGTGGTGAATCATGAACTGTTGCAGGCGGTAAAGCTGCCTTTGTCCCGCATTGTCCCTGAAGGTTCTGTGGTCGTCGTGAATGGAGAGCCGGTGCCAATGGCCGAATTCATGGGCGATTTGGGGCGCGAATACGCCAAGGCCGAGTATATGCTGCAACGCTCCGAGGATGAGGCATCGCGGCTTGAGTGGCTGGAAGGTGCCAAGGAACGTGTACTCGATGCGTTGGTGACCAATGTGCTGGTTGGGCATGAAGCCTTGAAGCGTGACTATGCAGGGCAGGTTGAATTTGAACAGGCCGTTGCCGTTCGCCGTCATGCGCTGTTGCTGGATGCTTTTCGGACGCAGGTATTGCTGCCGTTGGCAGAGGCCACGGATGAGGACCTCAAACAGTTCTATGATGACCATGCCGAACTCTACACCCGGGGCTGCCAGGTGCGATTGGGTGAATTGCGGTTCAAGGAGATGGATTTGGCTCTGGCTGCTCAGGAGGAACTGCGTGGAGGGGCTGTTTTTGCGTACCTCGCAAGGCGACTTGGCGGACGTTCCACCCCCGGTGAAGGGTGGGTTTCCGAGAACAGACTGCCCTCGGTTTTTCGTGAGGCCTTGGTCACACTCCCCGAAGGAGGAGTCAGTGATGTGCTGACACTGGGGAGGGATCTGGTGGTACTCAAGCTGCGCGGGCGGCGAGGGTGCACGGTCATGCCTTACGAAGAGGTACTGCCTGATTTGCGACGTCGGGTCCTGGAACGCAAATACGCCATGGTCCGTGAACGCTATGTTCAGGCGTTGCGGAATCAGGCGCGCATAGTGATGCATAGCGAGGTGCTTGAGAGTCTGGAAGATGCGTTTTGGAAGAGCCCACCGGACACTACCGATCAATTGGAAAGGGGTGAGCAATGA
- a CDS encoding cytochrome c3 family protein yields MRHTLPVVVVMLLLFVWSGTVSCRREARPATGGMGAGCVDCHEPEVAAYERIGKVHTPVAQGDCAACHKPHGIVGGVYLRAGGEALCVGCHTDMRDAANRKVPHAPVAEGGCLSCHDPHVSARPALVREQSQCFSCHDREQFERAVRHQPLDEDGCSTCHDVHGSDHGKLLKSAGQDTCGSCHAVQDRAFAEAHGGLIPAGDSCTSCHTPHSSADKGLLRKQIHTPFGNGDCISCHEQPDGLGTPVLKPGAEQCQGCHGDAVMRKGDTPHGAQAQGGCLSCHNPHASDNKAQARLAGGELCYSCHPQAEGRMGKAYRHTPADKGDCTGCHEPHSSNLEKGLRAEGSALCLRCHESAPFTKARVHAPVKDGACLDCHDAHSSDNKGVLKAPEVEQCYSCHPKQQMRFDKVNVHTPVRLGQCVSCHSPHSAQRRDLLSDTREKLCFNCHGDMKVGSAGKGHDPFNKGDCETCHDSHASDQDFHLVSPVSDICSRCHDRLATQDQTTVHEPFAGGQCTACHTPHDSGVRQRLNRPPGPLCLSCHEGVKDSLESSKHRHKPAQDGDCLSCHKGHASKTPGLLTAPGGKVCETCHAKGKTGNHRGVDNSGSDCSGCHAPHAAQTKALLQPVLHGPFKEGACSDCHK; encoded by the coding sequence ATGAGACACACGTTACCGGTTGTTGTCGTCATGCTGCTCCTGTTTGTCTGGAGTGGAACCGTTTCCTGCCGGAGAGAAGCCAGGCCAGCCACAGGTGGTATGGGCGCGGGTTGTGTGGATTGCCACGAGCCTGAGGTTGCCGCTTATGAGCGTATCGGGAAAGTGCATACTCCGGTCGCACAGGGCGATTGTGCTGCCTGTCATAAACCCCACGGTATAGTAGGGGGAGTGTACCTGCGCGCCGGAGGCGAAGCCCTGTGTGTGGGGTGCCATACTGACATGCGCGATGCGGCGAACAGGAAGGTTCCTCATGCCCCGGTGGCAGAGGGCGGCTGTCTGTCATGCCACGATCCCCATGTCTCTGCTCGTCCGGCTCTCGTGCGTGAACAGAGCCAGTGTTTTTCCTGCCATGACCGTGAACAGTTTGAGCGCGCTGTGCGTCACCAACCGCTGGACGAGGACGGCTGTTCGACCTGCCATGACGTGCATGGTTCGGATCATGGCAAACTGTTGAAGTCCGCAGGCCAGGATACTTGTGGCTCCTGCCACGCGGTTCAGGATAGGGCGTTTGCCGAGGCCCATGGCGGATTGATTCCTGCTGGTGATTCATGCACCTCGTGCCACACCCCGCATTCCTCAGCCGATAAAGGTCTGCTCAGGAAACAGATACATACCCCCTTTGGAAATGGCGATTGCATTTCGTGTCATGAACAGCCTGATGGATTGGGCACACCCGTCCTCAAACCGGGAGCGGAGCAATGCCAGGGCTGTCATGGCGATGCGGTCATGAGGAAAGGCGACACACCCCACGGGGCACAGGCTCAGGGTGGTTGTCTGTCCTGTCATAATCCCCATGCGTCGGACAACAAGGCCCAGGCTCGCTTGGCTGGTGGTGAACTTTGTTATTCGTGCCACCCACAGGCAGAGGGACGAATGGGGAAAGCCTATCGGCATACACCTGCTGACAAGGGCGATTGTACCGGATGCCATGAACCGCACTCCTCGAATCTGGAGAAAGGACTGAGGGCCGAAGGATCGGCTCTGTGTTTGCGTTGTCATGAGAGTGCCCCCTTTACCAAGGCGAGGGTGCATGCACCGGTCAAGGACGGAGCCTGTCTCGACTGCCATGATGCTCATTCCTCGGATAACAAGGGGGTGCTCAAGGCCCCGGAGGTCGAGCAGTGCTATTCATGCCATCCCAAGCAGCAGATGCGCTTTGACAAAGTCAATGTGCACACGCCTGTCAGGCTTGGACAATGTGTTTCCTGTCACAGTCCGCATAGTGCGCAACGCCGCGACCTGCTGAGCGATACTCGGGAAAAGTTGTGCTTCAACTGCCATGGTGACATGAAGGTCGGTTCTGCCGGCAAGGGGCATGACCCATTCAACAAAGGCGATTGTGAAACCTGTCATGACAGTCATGCCAGCGATCAGGATTTCCATCTGGTGAGTCCCGTGTCGGACATCTGCTCCCGCTGTCATGACCGACTGGCGACTCAGGATCAGACCACCGTGCACGAGCCTTTTGCCGGTGGACAATGCACCGCCTGTCATACTCCGCACGACAGTGGAGTGCGGCAACGCCTCAATAGGCCTCCGGGACCGTTGTGCCTGTCGTGCCATGAAGGAGTGAAGGACAGTCTGGAGTCCAGCAAGCATCGCCACAAGCCTGCTCAGGATGGTGATTGTCTGTCCTGTCATAAGGGGCATGCCTCAAAGACTCCTGGTCTTTTGACTGCTCCGGGCGGCAAGGTTTGCGAGACGTGTCATGCCAAGGGCAAGACGGGAAATCATCGCGGAGTGGACAACTCTGGTTCTGACTGCTCCGGCTGTCATGCACCGCATGCCGCGCAGACCAAGGCCTTGTTGCAGCCAGTGCTGCACGGGCCGTTCAAGGAGGGGGCGTGTTCCGACTGCCACAAATGA
- a CDS encoding cytochrome c3 family protein → MSMKPCWSIPLWVVVFAALVLWVFVPWASGARPGAGPPEGCVSCHPGLKAEMAQADAHEPFRKQKCDGCHTVHASKYGHLLKAEPRELCLRCHDGGGRGGDDIVHSPYGSGDCMKCHDPHSSGRKKMLVAKQDELCFGCHDKDRIANGKIHAPVRKGSCLSCHKAHTSQNEGLLSKQRVALCKGCHPDAGTKAGAHRGYSVADADCMSCHSPHSSQRKALVMDASHEPFKRGQCSACHTKAAGGGALKEQGAQLCLRCHEDEAESFRKTVSHTGQGVYCLNCHGPHASERDKLRRSSETRMCLGCHTDTAELVRDPRASYKHPLVKEGRCTGCHTPHGSDQPHLFEKGEIGGCTNCHERHAQFTHPIGEDTVDPRSKRDISCITCHNLMGSPYPYALRFDRKKALCLQCHKGY, encoded by the coding sequence ATGTCCATGAAACCGTGTTGGAGCATACCGTTGTGGGTGGTCGTCTTTGCTGCCCTCGTGTTGTGGGTCTTTGTGCCTTGGGCTTCGGGGGCTCGTCCGGGGGCCGGTCCGCCAGAGGGGTGTGTTTCGTGTCACCCTGGACTGAAGGCGGAGATGGCACAGGCCGATGCGCATGAACCCTTTCGGAAGCAGAAGTGTGATGGCTGTCATACCGTACATGCTTCCAAGTATGGGCACCTGCTCAAGGCGGAACCACGTGAACTTTGTCTGCGCTGTCATGACGGCGGCGGACGGGGGGGCGATGACATCGTGCACTCACCCTATGGCTCCGGGGATTGCATGAAATGTCACGACCCCCACTCGTCCGGTCGGAAAAAGATGCTTGTCGCGAAGCAGGATGAGCTGTGTTTCGGCTGTCACGACAAGGACCGTATTGCCAATGGGAAAATCCATGCCCCCGTGCGCAAGGGGAGTTGCTTGAGCTGCCATAAGGCGCATACGTCCCAAAATGAGGGCTTGCTCAGCAAGCAACGGGTGGCGTTGTGCAAAGGGTGCCATCCTGATGCCGGGACGAAAGCCGGAGCACACCGTGGCTATTCGGTTGCGGATGCCGATTGCATGTCCTGCCACAGCCCACACAGTTCACAACGCAAGGCTCTTGTTATGGATGCCAGCCATGAGCCTTTCAAGCGCGGCCAATGCTCCGCCTGCCACACAAAGGCTGCTGGCGGCGGTGCACTCAAGGAACAGGGGGCTCAGCTCTGCCTGCGCTGTCACGAGGATGAGGCCGAGAGCTTCCGCAAGACCGTAAGCCATACGGGCCAAGGTGTGTATTGCTTGAATTGCCATGGACCGCATGCTTCGGAACGCGACAAGCTTCGTCGTTCCAGCGAGACTAGGATGTGTCTGGGGTGCCATACCGATACTGCGGAATTGGTGCGAGATCCTCGTGCGTCATACAAGCACCCGCTGGTCAAGGAAGGGCGGTGCACCGGCTGCCATACCCCTCATGGTTCGGACCAGCCCCATCTCTTCGAGAAGGGAGAGATTGGAGGATGTACCAACTGCCATGAGCGGCACGCCCAGTTTACGCATCCCATTGGCGAAGACACGGTGGACCCACGCTCCAAGCGGGATATCTCGTGCATCACCTGCCACAACCTGATGGGCAGTCCCTATCCCTATGCACTGCGGTTCGACAGGAAGAAAGCCCTGTGTCTGCAATGCCATAAGGGATACTAG